The sequence below is a genomic window from Poecile atricapillus isolate bPoeAtr1 chromosome 15, bPoeAtr1.hap1, whole genome shotgun sequence.
ggTGCCATTCCCTGCAGCACAATCCTGCTCAGTGTGGGAACAACAATCCACACACCTGTATAAGGCCAGCAGGCTCTGTGGGCTGAGCACCATCCTTATTTTCCACCCCTTTTGCATGGCTTTCTCCATCACAGTCGGCTGTTCTTTAGCTGAATTTGCCTCGGCCATGATCACGACGTTAAGCCTGTCACAGATACGGTCACACCACACGTGCCCTCCCGGCACAGTCCCATGAGATGGGAAGgctctgcaggcagggcaggatcTGGGGAAGGCATTTCAGGAGAGCTGATATTTACACTGAGGATATGCCCAGTTCCTGCTCTGACATCAACCGTGCCTGAGGGAATACTCAGCCCAGACCTGCAAGATGAACCCGGACTGGGCATGGGAAAAGGCTGCGGAGATGtgagaaaaaaagcaatggTTTGCATTTATTCCTGTtgcacattttcctttcttcagccCCCACCACTGGGGGGATCCTCAGTTCTGCCTCAGATCTCCTTCCACTGCACACACTGTCAGGAAGAGCACAACAGGGAAAGGGCACTTTTCCAGGTGCTGCTTTCTGTGATATCCAACCCTCCCAAAAGGCTGCTAAAGCCATCCTCTAGTCATCTTTTAGCGTTATTTGGCTTGTTACAAGCACGTGGCATTGTCTTTTGTTTTGTGATAGACAGGgggtaatttaaaaataaataaccttTCAGACTAAGTATTACAATTACATAATTGCCTGAGATTTCATGGACTGCACTCAATCTTGATAGCCAtttctgtctgatttttcagcttttaaactTTATGCTCTCATTCCATACTTCATTTAAGCACTAAGGCACTCATATCCAAATTTATTATTTCCTGCTAAGCACCTGGGTGAAAGTACCCTCCACTGAAGTGAGCACTCGGTCCCCAAGAGAAGGACAAAAGTAACTCTCTTAATGCATCGAGCTCTGCTGTCACATCACCTTTTTCCTCCCCTGAGCTCAAGCACATCAGGTGCAGTTCTGCTTCGATGAATAAACCAtgtgcttttctccaggttttccACCAGTACTGTGAGAGCAGCTCTGTTTAACAACAGTCTTTTTGTGTATTAATTACTTTCATCTTCAGCTTTGCAAAATACCTCAAAAAAGGGAAGGCAAAATACCGAGAGAGAGCACACATCCAGCAGAGGTGAAGAGTGTTTATTACTAATCTGTGCTCCAGGAGGAGAGATGAAgctatgaaaagaaataatgcCAGGAAGCAGGTTTCTGAGCAAAAGGAGATGATAACACAAGGTGATCAGAGAGCTGGCAAAGGCCGAttgcagagaagctgctttAAGTGTCCTGGTTTGAGGGCCATTAAGCTACAGTGGAAAAATGAAGATACTATTTCATGAAGTGACCATAGACTTGTGTTCATAACTGAAGACTGATTTCCCAAAATGTTTAACATATCACAGCAGTTTCTTCCATTAAAAGTGCACCCCAGGGCATAACTGGGTGTTTCTCACTGTCACCAATTGCTACacaccaaaacagaaaacaggatTCTTTTTTTGCAGCCACCCACAACCCAAGTTTCAGCACATACAAACAAATTGGGAAACCAGGAATATCATTTAGCACCAGTGAAGCATTCATGGCTCacatttgctttgaaaaaacTTGGAGGAAGAATCAAACCCTGGGTTCAGACATGTTTAAAGTCTGAATTGCTCACATGACTCTTATGAAAGACCTCAACTTTCCTGTTTGCCTGATCTCACCTGCAGTGACGCCAACACTTGAAAGAGTCCCAGGTAAGTGAAGAGTGAAGTGAATCCTAAGGCAGTTTCTTGTCCCACTGCTCTACCTGTTCCCAGCAGAGGAGAATGTTCAAGGCACCAAGAGCTGCCTTGGCCACAAAGTCGGGCCAAATGCTGCTTCTGTGAAAGAACTGTGAAACAGGCCCACAAAACAGGCCAAACACAGGCAGTGAAAGATTAGCAGACAGATGTTGAAATATGTTAGTAAAATGTtggaaacattaaaaattcCCTAGGTGATTCGACAGACAGAAAGATAGCTCTGTGAGAACAGGAATACTTTAATGcacaaaaagccaaaaaaaaaaccccaccccaacaCTTGAAAGAAACCAGTAATACCTGTTGATAGCTGATTTGTGCCTTTGGCACAGGATACcaaatccagctgctcccagcactgttTCTCTCTGGCTGCAAATCTGCTGTGGAGAGgctacaatttttattttaatgataaaatttgggagggaaagggaagtcAGACAAATGTGATGGCAAATATGTGAACAAGAAATTTGCAACCTTAAGATTCCAGATGAAGCAGAAGGAAGCAGATTCCTACTCTGGAGCAGAGTCAAAAAGCACAAATaaaggtctggagcacaaggGAACCTTCTGAGCCAGGAGCTGGCCCAAGGCAGAGGACTGGGTAACTGAGAAAGACCCCAAGATTTCCAAACTCCCGAGCAGTATTGCAGCCCATGGGAGTTCTCCCAAACATTTCAATGGATTAGGCTTTCCCTCTGCAACAACAAACCCATGCCCACAAAATGAACTGCTTGGTGTAACAGGCACATGTTGGGAAATTTGCTTTAGCcgtggcttttgttttgtttctttttaaaacccTGCACTTCTGAGAACCCATGATCTGTTAACCCTTTCAAGCAGTGCAGGACTTTCAGTGCCAGTCTGATCACACATCTCAGTAGTCACACAAACTCCAAGGATCTGGGTCATCCAAGGAAGTGAAGAGCAACAATGGCATATTCACAGATATCAGGAACAGATTCTCAAAGACACAAACACCGATAAAGttttcaaatgtatttctttcattGTTTAAATAAGAGAATAACCATATCCTACATTataaccattaaaaaaataatctgcatGACACTGGTTAAAGTGGATAGAAATATCCACAGTGATTGCACAAAACATTTGTGAAAATGAACGTTATTTCAGCAAGTCAGTTGGTTTAAGTAAACAGCATTTCCTGTTCCAAGGGCTTGTCTATACAGCAAAGTTACATAAAGATAACCTAAAATAGGAACTTAATGAAATTAATCATAAAACCTTCTGGGTATATAATCTTTTTTCATGGTGAAAGTGGCTTGCGGTCTAGCTTAGCTCTTTTGGGAGCAGGCTTAAATTACATCAAAAGAGTATCTGCAAATAAATTTGCATTGTTTAAACAAATTTAGTTAAACCCAATATGAGTTACTCAGTGCAATTTTCAAAGAGTCAGCTTAAAAGGCAATTTAATACAAAACCAAGAGGAGCTTGACAGAAAATACATAACCCCCTGGACAGCTTCTTTCTGAGAGGTGAATTGTTCTTTCTAAGGACACACAACTCCCACTAGCCACCGAATTCAGTGGGAATTCCAGTGAATTTAGCTCTCCTCAGAAGCAGGCCACAGCATGGAACTAACACTGCTGGAGGAACTGCAAATGCTTCCACTCTCTTGCTGGAAGAGAGAGGTTGAGATGGCAAAATGTGCCAAGATTAACCGATGGAGCACCATACCCTGTATCCAGAAAAAGTCACCTTGCAGTCCAAGTGACCTCACTGTGGGGTCAGTGGAGGTGACCCACAGACCTTCCAGGCTGTCCTGTCACTACTGTCAAACACACTTCATGCAACTGCATCATGAATGAGCCTTTATGAAATCATAAAAAGCTTTTTGAGATAAAAACTATGCTAAACATCTGATATGATGAGCAAACCCACCTCACCCCTATTCATTATCTAATAGCAGTGTTTTATTCAGTAGTGGGTTTCCAGCCACATCAAAAGTGGCCACAGCTTTATGTGCAATCAAAATTAAATAGCTTATTGGTATTGCAAGAATAAATATTGCTTCAAGCACACTCTGCTTTGCAGCTCCCAGGATAAACAATGCATTTCACTCATTATCAAGCAGACTATTTAGGAAATAGCAGGATAAGCTAGCTCATTCAGAACACCAGAATTCCACTGTTGTTCTAGAAGAAAGAATAAACCCAAGGAATTTGTTGTTGCAAAGTGTGCAATGgattagattttttaaaaattaaaacctcaATCCTCATACTAgactttttaacaaaacagaaaggagtttgggttttttagtgTTAAGAATAAAATGACGAAATATTATTACATCTATTTCACCTAAGGAGAAATTTAAGGCTTGTTTTTCAAGAGTTTCCTTTTCGGAGGCAGGCATGAATTTAGTCACAGTGTGCTTAAGACATTGCATTTCAGATTTACTCTCTGTTGCAGAAGGTGCAGGTAGCTATGAGGCATTTCTGGCAAGTTAGTGTTTTTAATACTTGAGAACATGAGATATTCCAGTTTCACAACAGAACTGCTTTCACAAGAATTGGTATTTTTGCAATGCTTAGCAGCACTGTGATTATTAGAGCTTTCCCATAAGGCCATACAAATAGGAACAATAAAAAAAGCATGAGGTTTGGATCATCCACAATATCTTGACATAATTCGATAAGGAAGAGGGAGAATTAACTGAGATAAATCACACTCCTCAAGATCAAAGGCCTCTTTTAGCCTTGGGTCTGCTTCTCCCTTTATTAGTAAGAGAAACAGATTCAGCTTCTGATTTCTCTGCTGACAATCCCAGTTGTCAGCTCCTAAACAAGAGCAGACCTCTTCCAATAccaatttttattcttctcccagggaagaaCCTCATTACCACCTGCCAGCCAATGGCCAGTACAGATTTGGTTTCCTCCAACCCATCACCTAGTTCCTTACAGTGGAAATACAGTAACCATTCCTACATTCAACTACTCCAGTACTGAaagcaaaatccaaaacatttcAAACCTTATTTTATCTGCTATAGCTGTATTTCTTTGAACTCAAAGGTATATTTGGAAGAGGTAGTCCAGGAGAAAAGGGCTTTAAATACCAAAACCTGTATGTCCCATACCAGGCTGACAGACCTATCAACACACCGAGAAGCTTTTGGCTGAAGTCATGGAAATACAGGGCAGTACAGAGGAACATGAACACCCAGATGACGGTGAGGAAACACAGGGAAACAAACAGGACGTTGATCACCACACGCAGCTTGGAGCTGTGGTCTATGGACAGTgcttccagcacagccacctCCTCCAGGATCATCATGGCACAGTAGGAGAGCAGGAAGCAGTGCCCTGAGATGTCGAAGCCGTTCCAGACGCCGCTGTCCTGGTGGCACTCCCGCTTGGAGGCGTAGAGCCGGGGGGGCTGGCCAGGCTTGCCCTGCAGGGAGCACTCCCCAGTGAGGTTCTCCACGTAGATGAAGAGCTCAGTGCACAGGTACCACACGGCCGTGCCCACCAGCAGCGCGCCCAGGCGCCGCAGCACCAGCAGCGCGCTCTTGGTGCGGCCGTACAGGAACTTGCTCCGGGCCAACTCGTACGTGGTGAGGGTGatgaagggcagcagcagccacagcgtCCAAGCCCAGGCCACCTTCACGAAGTATCTGCCAgaggaaaggcaaaggaagcACGAGCACGGGTGAAATGCCACAGCAGTGGGGCAAGCAGGGGAGTAAGTGCTCAAGGTCAGTGTTCAGAAACATCTAAATTAGAGACTTGTGCCCTCTCCTCAAAATACAGCTTAGCTACAATCTTAACCCTCCCCTGTACTTCCCTCAAGCCCA
It includes:
- the FITM2 gene encoding acyl-coenzyme A diphosphatase FITM2, with the translated sequence MERLERSGRWLRAALARGRLRRRLPALLLAIAVLGSALKDSDLVPDTPLQNKRNPLNVYFVKVAWAWTLWLLLPFITLTTYELARSKFLYGRTKSALLVLRRLGALLVGTAVWYLCTELFIYVENLTGECSLQGKPGQPPRLYASKRECHQDSGVWNGFDISGHCFLLSYCAMMILEEVAVLEALSIDHSSKLRVVINVLFVSLCFLTVIWVFMFLCTALYFHDFSQKLLGVLIGLSAWYGTYRFWYLKPFSPGLPLPNIPLSSKKYSYSR